From Deltaproteobacteria bacterium, one genomic window encodes:
- a CDS encoding cytochrome c oxidase subunit II: protein MDEKIYGWWLPPDVSVHGAKIDQLMSVLHWFMALLFIGWGVFFVYCLIRFRARPGHVAMYTPVKGIATKYIEGFVVVVEILLLFGLSTPVWLAYKNNVPDAAKALHIRLVAEQFAWNFQYPGKDGKFGKSDPSLISGDNPLGVDPEDPSGKDDLVTVNQLHIPVNRPVIVAVSSKDVIHSFNIPVLRVKQDTIPGQQIPIWFEATQAGHFELACAQLCGLGHYRMRADVLIDTPEEFAKWAAENAPPPQEEPAAAAPEKK from the coding sequence ATGGACGAGAAAATCTACGGTTGGTGGCTCCCGCCCGACGTCTCCGTCCACGGGGCGAAGATCGACCAGCTGATGTCCGTCTTGCACTGGTTCATGGCCCTGCTGTTCATCGGCTGGGGCGTTTTCTTCGTCTACTGCCTGATCCGCTTCCGCGCCCGTCCGGGGCACGTGGCGATGTACACGCCGGTGAAGGGCATCGCCACCAAGTACATCGAGGGTTTCGTGGTGGTCGTGGAGATCTTGCTGCTCTTCGGACTCTCCACGCCGGTCTGGCTCGCCTACAAGAACAACGTCCCCGACGCAGCAAAGGCGCTGCACATCCGGCTCGTCGCCGAGCAGTTCGCCTGGAACTTCCAGTATCCGGGCAAGGACGGGAAGTTCGGCAAGAGCGATCCCTCGCTGATCTCCGGCGACAACCCTCTCGGCGTCGATCCCGAGGATCCGTCCGGCAAGGACGACCTGGTCACCGTCAATCAGTTGCACATCCCCGTGAACCGGCCGGTGATCGTCGCCGTCAGCAGCAAGGACGTGATCCACAGCTTCAACATCCCGGTGCTGCGCGTGAAGCAGGACACCATCCCCGGACAGCAGATCCCCATCTGGTTCGAGGCGACGCAGGCCGGACATTTCGAGCTCGCCTGCGCGCAGCTCTGCGGCCTCGGCCACTACCGCATGCGCGCGGACGTGCTGATCGATACGCCGGAGGAGTTCGCCAAGTGGGCGGCCGAGAACGCCCCGCCTCCGCAGGAAGAGCCCGCCGCCGCCGCGCCGGAGAAGAAATAA